Proteins encoded in a region of the Salvelinus fontinalis isolate EN_2023a unplaced genomic scaffold, ASM2944872v1 scaffold_0246, whole genome shotgun sequence genome:
- the LOC129844886 gene encoding uncharacterized protein LOC129844886: protein MDSNKPSLDFVNNLEKSRSFFTKLADIGQKKQTIANYMKNLKRFIRYNITTTSLIQTDRAVFEQCKHFLLCLNELQKSMSKQVTQETSGKRYIQMVSVAKTPKECWEILRVAKNEFLCIIGKAMNEESLLETEQLHVLYYLESLLMLKHLQRAGVIKHLTLSEWLSRSACKLPDGENWTVVGVKMHETATQEVATILLDEEEHAWFDVYYRHVRPAFLKNSDDMQEDERFFISTTGKPIYNPSNDLQRFHAKYNLPNITSQVARKVFETNTKASFTDQEMSLVADYLAHTTATTKKHYCLKTTVNACMEMKLISKVAMSIESDSETAGPSCASTRRKGALSSSKKLDEAQTLKLFYEHFPVTIDGQSIKTKDRRLIAGTYERYCYDKWRSQQEKMRRDYVIAHFPRRQPTASQVERYIERQNWEKNKVKVENVLCYWQPSINTDTPKDNKAIKKLVKSQKWKGLYIATDPDKGKKVMTTRPFAKGEVVCDYHGLPLSGKQGKELLEATDNDEMGFIYFYKESSGKTYCIDAKTVPCPCHPEMDTIGRRINHSRKRSNIKGQLQQLEEDGNVWNIILFIALRDIQVQQELLFDYGVSRKSFVGEGEDLEWLDN from the exons ATGGACTCAAACAAACCATCGCTGGATTTTGTAAATAACTTGGAAAAAAGCAGATCATTTTTTACCAAGCTTGCAGACATCGGACAGAAGAAGCAAACCATTGCCAACTACATGAAGAATTTGAAGAGATTTATTCGCTACAACATCACCACTACAAGCCTtattcagacagacagagccgTGTTTGAGCAATGCAAGCATTTCCTCCTATGCTTGAATGAACTGCAGAAGTCCATGAGCAAGCAGGTGACTCAGGAAACTAGTGGGAAAAG ATACATACAGATGGTGTCAGTTGCGAAGACACCAAAAGAATGTTGGGAAATTTTGAGGGTGGCGAAGAACGAATTTCTGTGTATCATTGGGAAGGCCATGAATGAAGAATCCTTGCTGGAAACTGAACAACTGCATGTTCTGTACTACCTTGAGTCTCTGCTCATGCTCAAACATCTCCAAAGGGCTGGAGTGATCAAACATTTGACC CTGAGCGAATGGCTCTCAAGGAGCGCGTGCAAGTTGCCAGATGGTGAGAATTGGACTGTCGTCGGTGTTAAGATGCACGAAACAGCAACGCAGGAAGTTGCAACCATTTTGTTAGATGAGGAGGAACATGCA TGGTTCGATGTGTACTACCGACATGTTCGACCAGCTTTTCTTAAAAACTCTGATGACATGCAAGAAGATGAGAGATTCTTCATTTCCACAACCGGGAAACCCATCTACAACCCATCCAATGACCTACAAAGGTTTCATGCCAA ATACAACTTGCCCAACATCACGAGCCAGGTAGCAAGAAAAGTTTTTGAGACAAATACCAAAGCCAGCTTCACAGACCAAGAGATGTCCCTTGTTGCTGACTACTTGGCCCATACAACTGCTACAACTAAAAAGCATTACTGCTTGAAGACAACAGTCAATGCCTGCATGGAAATGAAGCTGATCTCCAAAGTTGCCATGTCCATTGAATCTGA TAGTGAGACTGCAGGCCCCTCCTGTGCAAGCACaaggagaaaaggagcattgtCCAGCAGCAAAAAGTTGGATGAGGCACAGACCTTGAAACTCTTCTATGAACACTTCCCTGTCACAATTGATGGACAATCAATCAAGACGAAGGACAGACGACTGATTGCAGGAACGTATGAGAGATACTGCTATGACAAGTGGAGAAGCCAGCAAGAGAAAATGAGACGTGATTATGTGATCG CGCACTTCCCCAGAAGACAGCCCACTGCAAGTCAAGTAGAGAGATACATTGAAAGGCAGAACTGGGAGAAGAACAAAGTGAAAGTGGAGAATGTCCTTTGTTACTGGCAACCttcaattaacactgacacacCAAAAGACAACAAGGCAATTAAGAAGCTGGTGAAGTCACAGAAGTGGAAAGGACTGTACATTGCCACTGACCCTGATAAAGGAAAAAAGGTCATGACGACACGTCCATTTGCTAAAGGGGAAGTTGTCTGTGACTACCACGGTCTCCCACTCTCAGGGAAGCAGGGGAAAGAATTGTTGGAAGCAACAGATAATGACGAGATGGGGTTCATTTACTTCTACAAGGAATCGTCAGGGAAAACGTACTGTATAGATGCAAAGACTGTGCCCTGCCCTTGCCACCCAGAGATGGACACAATTGGACGTAGGATAAATCATTCCAGAAAGAGAAGCAACATAAAGGGTCAGCTTCAGCAATTAGAAGAGGATGGCAACGTGTGGAACATCATCCTTTTCATTGCCCTACGAGACATTCAGGTGCAACAAGAACTGTTATTTGACTATGGGGTGTCAAGAAAATCTTTTGTTGGAGAAGGAGAAGATTTGGAATGGCTTGACAACTAG